The sequence CGCGATCAGCACCACCTTGAACGTCTCCTCGACGCCGAACCAGGAGATGAACAGCGGGACCAGCGCCAGGAACGGCACGGCCCGCTTCATCTGCATGGTCGGGTCGATCAGCTCCTCGCCGAGGGCCGACAGCCCCGCGACCACGCCGAGCAGCAGGCCGATGCCGCCGCCGGCGAGGACGCCGAGCCCCGCCCGCCGGGCCGAGGCCAGCAGGTAGTCGCCGAGCTGCCCGGTGGCGACCAGCTCGCCCAGCGCGCCGAGGACGGCGCCGGGGCCGGCGAGGACATCCGGGGAGATGGCCCCGCTGCCCGTGCCGTACCACCAGGCGGCGACCAGCAGCAGCGGGACCGTGACCCTGACGGCGGTGGAGACGGCGGGACGGCGGCGGCGCGAGCCCAGGTAGCGAGGCGGTTCGAGATCCCCGGGCGGCGCTGCGCCCGGGGACGCGGCGGCCGGGGACGCAGCGATCGGAGACGCAGCGATCGGAGACGCGGCGGCTGATGATGTGGCGGCCGTGGATGCGGCGGCCGGGGACGCAGCGATCGGGGACGCGGCGGCCGTTCCTTCCGCTGACGCGGGGGGAGCCTGGGCGACCCTTTCGAGGGTCATGCCGCCGGCTTCAGGTCGAGGATGACGTCGCCGGGATTCACCGTGCCCGGCAGCACGCCGTACTTCTGGAAGATCCCGGCCACGTCGGTCACGAACGCGCCGTCGGCGGCGGTGGCGAAGCGGGGCACGTTGGCGTACCTGGCCTTGGCGACCTCCTCGGCCAGACGCGGCCCGGAGACGGCGGTCGGCCCCTGGGTGAGGAAGACGTTCTGGAACCTCTCCGGGTTCTGCCTGGCCTCGGCGGTGAGCTCCTGCAGGACCTTGAAGTAGACGCGGACCACCTCGGGGTGCTCCTTCAGCAGTTCCACCCGGGCGGCCTGCATGTTGAGGTCCTTGTCCGGCAGGTCCCGGCCGTGCACGAGGACCCTCGCCCCCTTGGCGACCACCTCCGGATAGGCCCGGACGATCGCCCACCAGGCGTCCACCTTGCCGGTGGCGAAGGCCGAGGCGCCCTGATCGGGGTTGAGGTAGACCCGCTTGACCTGGTCGGCGGGGACCCCCGCCTCCTGCAGGGCCAGCAGCAGCAGATACTCCCCGCGCCCGCCCTTGTTGACCGCGACCTGCTTGCCGGCCAGGTCCTTGACGCTCTTGACCGGGCTGTCGGGCTTGACGACGAGCCCGTCGGTCTGCGGTGCGGCCGGGTCGGTCACCGGGTCGGTGAAGGCGAAGATCTTGATGTCTTTGCTGTTGGCGAGGTAGCCGAGGACGGGCGAGATGGCCCCCTCCAGCACGTTGATCGATCCGGAGCGGACCGCGTCGATCGTGGCGGTGAACGAGGCGTACGATCCGCCCCACTCGACCTTCGCCCCGATCTCGGCCAGCCGCTTCTCGAGGATCCCCTCCTTCTTCGCCACCGCCAGCGGCCCCGCGTTCCCCGGATCCTTGATCTTGAGTACGGCCCCGCCGCCCCCGCTCCCCGCTGCTGCCGCCGCTGTCGTCGTCTTGCCGGTGCCGGTCGCGGCGCCTCCGCAGGCGGCGGTGAGCGCCGCGACCGAAAGTGCCGCGACCGCGACCGCGGCGCGTGTCCGTCGACGAGATGTCCACATGATGATTGGCCCCTTACAGATCTGAGAGCGGAGATGCGCGCACGCCCGGCGTGGTGACGCGATGAGGGCGTGCGGAGGACGTCCGGGAGACATCCGGGCAACGTGCGGGACACGTCCGGGAACGGACGCGGACGTGGGAAGGCGTTCGGAAGAGGGGGCGGGAGCTCAACGTGGAAGACGGAGCGCCCTTACGGACAGAGACTGCTGTCCAGGCGCATGAAGTCGACGACCCGGCGGAGGGTCAGAGGGACATACGGCACATTTCCTATATTTCAGGTAGGTTTAATCTAAGTCAAGCCCCGGTCCGCATGATGACACTCGGAGCCGGCCTCCGCGGGACCGCTCGGGGTGTGGCGACCACGGCGGCCGACGGACATCGAGGCAGCCCAGGGATCACAACGATCATCAGAAGCGAGAGCACCCGGGGACCACGACGATCATCGGGTGCGAGAGCACCCGGGATCGCGACGGCCACCAGGCCCGGGATCGTCCGGGTGCCCGACGGTCATCGGGCGCGGAGGCGTCCCGAGGGCCCGACGGCCATCGGATGCGGAAGCGCCGGGGGCGGCGGCGGTCATCGGATGCGAAGGCGCCGGGCACCCGGGGAGGCGGCGGCATGCGAAAGGGCGGGCCGTCGCTCGACGACCCGCCCCATGAGAGCTCTGTCCGGCGCGCGGCCGGGGTCCCGGAAAGCGCGGAGAGGCGCTGGCGAAGCACTACCGGGCAGGTCTCAGCCGCAGTGCCGACCCGTCTGGTACTCCGACACTCGGGCCTTGCTCTCCAGGAACCTCTTCACGCTCTTGCTGATCCCGCCCGTGACCCCCCTCCCTATCCCCGTCCCCACCCCCGTTCCGATCCCCGCCCCGGAGGAGCGCATTTCACCGTAGAAATCGATGCAACTGCCCTTCGCGTATACATAGACCGGCCCTGCGTAACGGGTGTAGTTCCGCCCGGGACCGTCCCATTTCCACTCGTCGGACCCGCTCTTTCTCAGTGCCGCGGTGATGTGGTTGAAGGCGCCCTGCGGATAACCGGCGGCCGGATGCACGATGATGCAGTTCTGGCCGGTGGAGTTGCTGTAGTAGACGTCGATGCCGCCGACCTCGGCCCCCTGGCTCCGGATCGGCCAGGTCCTGACGAGGCCGAAGGAGCCTCCGCAGTGGTTCGGCTCCGCGGCGGCGCCCGCCGGGGAGACCGCGATCGGGCCGGCGACGGCCAGCGCGGTCACGCCGGCCAGGGACGCGAGGCGCCGCGACCAGGTGTGCGTACGGCGTCCGCCCGAGATCCGGCGGGTCGGGGAGAGAGGGGTCATGGCAGCCTCCGAGGCGCTCCGGGAACCGGTGGACACCACGCTCCGCCCGCGCCGATTGTCCATCAACAATCTCGCCGGTAACTGCGTCTAAACAGCGGACAATGCATTTTGCCGCGGTCAATCAGGGGAGCGAGCGCATGGGCGGTCCAGGGCGTCCACAGGGAAGTCTGAAGGGTGAGACGGAGCAGGCCAACGCACTGGCGGATTTCCTGCGCGAGCTCACCGGCGGTGCCACCGTCCGCCAACTGGGCGAGCGATACAGAACCGGCAAAACAAGCTGGGGCGAATACCGTTCCGGGGTCAAAATCATTCCGCTCCATCTGCTGGAACGGATCATTCACGACCAGGTACGCGACCCCCGTCCCCGTGCCGCCCTCCTGGCCAAGGCCAGATGCCTGCACGACGAGGCAGAAGCCGCCGGGAGGGGCCCGCACTCCACCCTCGGGACGCGGCCATCGGCGAGAAGAGGCCCGCATGCCCCTACCGGGCCGGAGAGGTCCCCCGCCGGACCGGGAAAATCCGCTGCCGGGCCGGGGAAGTCCGCTGCCGGGCCGGGGAAGTCCGCTGCCGGATCGGCGAAATCCGCGCGTCCTGTCCCGTCCGGACGATCCACCGGACGGGACAGGACGGACGTCCCTGCCGACCAGAGCCCTCCCGGTCCGGGAGTTGTCCGCGAGAAGCCGACCGGCCCCGCGGACAATCCAGGAGACAACGGCGGCGTTAGTGGTAGCGGTGCCGGTGACACCAGGGCTGGTGCCGGTGGTATCGATGCTGGGGCTGGTGTCAATGGTGTCGGTGCTGGTGCCAGGGCCGATGCCGGTAGTGCCGGGACTGGGGCTGGGGCTGGTGGTGACGCGGCGGGCACCGACCATCGGGAGTCCTTCGCCGGGCGGCGGCCCATGCTCCGGGTTCTCCTGCTCGCGGCGGGATCCGCGCTGGCGGTGGCCGCCGGCGTCCTCGTGACGGCCTGCCGCCGGCCCCGGAGATCGCCGTGACGGCCTGCCGCCGGCCCCGGAGGTCACCGGCTCGTCCCTGTTCCAGGAGGTGGAGCGGAGAAATACCACAGACGTACCAGAAGATGCCGTATTAGCCTGGACCGCAGCCCTCTCGTCATACCTCCCGAGGCCGCCACTGAGCTTCCCGTTGCCCGCCGGCAGCCGACGGAGGCCCAAGGAGTTGATCGTGCGCCGTCCCATCGATGAACTGCCGGAGCACCGCAGCCGCGTGAGAGGTTGCCTCCTGGGCGGCGCGCTCGGCGACGCGCTCGGAGCTCCCGTCGAGTTCGATTCGCTCGGCGAGATCCGCAGGCGGTACGGCCCCGCGGGCCTGACCGAGCCGGCCCCCGACCGGTTCGGCAGGGTCGGCCTGATCACCGATGACACCCAGATGACGCTGTTCACCGTGGAGGGGCTGATCCGCGGAGACGACGCCACCGCCGTACAGCGGGCCTACCTGCGCTGGCTGGACACCCAGCAGCACCCCTCCCCGCCGCCCGCGGACGGTGGGTTCCGTACCGGCCGGCTACGCGAGCAGGGGTGGCTCTACTCCCGGCGGGCCCCCGGCAACGCCTGCCTGTCAGGCCTGCGCCACAGAGAGGCAGTCGCTCCCGCGCGGTTCGGTGAGCCGGGACCGGTCAACCCCGGCTCCAAAGGGTGCGGAACGGTCATGCGCTCGGCTCCCTTCGGGCTCCGGGCGCGGAGTGCCCGGCACGCGTTCGAGCTGGCCGCCGAGTGCGCCCAGATCACCCACGGCC comes from Streptosporangium roseum DSM 43021 and encodes:
- a CDS encoding ABC transporter permease yields the protein MTLERVAQAPPASAEGTAAASPIAASPAAASTAATSSAAASPIAASPIAASPAAASPGAAPPGDLEPPRYLGSRRRRPAVSTAVRVTVPLLLVAAWWYGTGSGAISPDVLAGPGAVLGALGELVATGQLGDYLLASARRAGLGVLAGGGIGLLLGVVAGLSALGEELIDPTMQMKRAVPFLALVPLFISWFGVEETFKVVLIAVAAVGPMYAYSYLGVRGVDRKTVEAARGFGLTGARLALGVIIPTALPNILMALRICLSVSLTGLIAAEQIGATEGIGYLVTLAQQYYRSDYMVLCILIYAVLGLLIDLAIRGVERLAMPWRGQVAAR
- a CDS encoding ABC transporter substrate-binding protein is translated as MWTSRRRTRAAVAVAALSVAALTAACGGAATGTGKTTTAAAAAGSGGGGAVLKIKDPGNAGPLAVAKKEGILEKRLAEIGAKVEWGGSYASFTATIDAVRSGSINVLEGAISPVLGYLANSKDIKIFAFTDPVTDPAAPQTDGLVVKPDSPVKSVKDLAGKQVAVNKGGRGEYLLLLALQEAGVPADQVKRVYLNPDQGASAFATGKVDAWWAIVRAYPEVVAKGARVLVHGRDLPDKDLNMQAARVELLKEHPEVVRVYFKVLQELTAEARQNPERFQNVFLTQGPTAVSGPRLAEEVAKARYANVPRFATAADGAFVTDVAGIFQKYGVLPGTVNPGDVILDLKPAA
- a CDS encoding ADP-ribosylglycohydrolase family protein, with the translated sequence MRRPIDELPEHRSRVRGCLLGGALGDALGAPVEFDSLGEIRRRYGPAGLTEPAPDRFGRVGLITDDTQMTLFTVEGLIRGDDATAVQRAYLRWLDTQQHPSPPPADGGFRTGRLREQGWLYSRRAPGNACLSGLRHREAVAPARFGEPGPVNPGSKGCGTVMRSAPFGLRARSARHAFELAAECAQITHGHPTGYLAAGAFAAVVHYLTEAGTPEAGTPEREEPLARAVRRAMDLLSAYPSHKETTEALRAAVSLAAEGAPSPERVESLGGAWIAEEALAIAVYCALVNPGPHDVRQALLLAVNHSGDSDSTGAVCGNLLGALHGEAALPRDWLAHLEGRDAITGLADDFAAQSADGHEATDGWLMKYPED